One Eriocheir sinensis breed Jianghai 21 chromosome 32, ASM2467909v1, whole genome shotgun sequence genomic region harbors:
- the LOC127006403 gene encoding sushi, von Willebrand factor type A, EGF and pentraxin domain-containing protein 1-like: MPPRPLAGLLCAAAPRRHARQNSREEVRCPNLTTTLTTALSVVVEDSGRVEATADYSCEKGRRIVGNSQRKCGSNGIWSGSQPRCEYVTCDLPQGLDNGRIVRLNQILEYGSLVEYHCLPEHRLVGGSFRRSCGELGEWLGGEPKCVLGPEDAYNTIGSDSSSSSSSSVSTTSTSTASNTGLYIGLFFGLILAIVFIGVLVYFRMKQRREGGGGGGGGGGGGGGEWKGGRGGGGGDDERPPLPPPNDQKTTPTMTYSSLTDPITG; this comes from the exons ATGCCGCCCCGCCCCCTCGCCGGGCTTCTATGTGCCGCGGCCCCGCGCCGCCACGCCCGCCAGAACAGTCGGGAAG AAGTCCGGTGTCCCAACCTCACTACAACGCTGACTACTGCCTTAAGTGTGGTAGTGGAGGATAGTGGCCGAGTGGAGGCTACAGCGGACTATTCCtgcgagaaggggaggaggatagtcGGGAATAGTCAGCGGaagtgtggtagtaatggtatctGGAGTGGCAGTCAACCGCGCTGTGAAT ATGTGACCTGCGACCTACCACAAGGCTTGGATAATGGTAGGATAGTCCGACTCAACCAGATCCTGGAATACGGTAGCCTGGTCGAATATCACTGTCTACCGGAACATAGGCTGGTCGGGGGGAGCTTCCGGAGGTCGTGTGGCGAGCTGGGCGAGTGGTTGGGTGGAGAACCGAAGTGTGTGTTgg GTCCAGAGGATGCCTACAACACCATAGGctccgatagtagtagtagtagtagtagtagtgtgagtactacttctacttctaccgcTAGCAACACCGGCCTCTACATCGGACTATTCTTCGGGCTCATCCTGGCGATAGTCTTCATAGGAGTGCTAGTCTACTTCAgaat GAAgcagcgaagagaaggaggaggaggaggaggaggaggaggaggaggaggaggaggagaatggaagggaggaagaggaggaggaggaggagatgatgagagacctcccctcccccccccaaatgACCAGAAGACCACTCCTACCATGACCTATTCAAGCCTGACCGACCCCATAacaggttag